One Acutalibacter muris DNA window includes the following coding sequences:
- a CDS encoding ABC-2 transporter permease, with protein sequence MLYQRGLLYILAALLVSTVWLAAADRPQNGAMEEYREEYEWYLERLDGAYTEEKAAWLEQEAQAITKARYARSGSQESYYSGQITAEQYERQTAEVNTVLAHEHGFEAVYQQYLYICENTGNRYFLNTNGWAGLFSAQTLDFPLFLVILILAATVFCSEYSCQMDALLRTAPQSRKSARSKVVITLCAVFALCGGLALIRFAFFGIKYGLPHGEYPVQSIASFGGSTKNISLLAAYLILTVLRCFGSVYLAALLLFASVLVKKYALTVVIGVASTLIPYIGLSRQICYRLPMPLPFLLATGFLEGASSVEDSLTGEPIVTFSERSPQELLALLGLSAVCCALMVWWVLRQNTNRWQSGRKSVRGCGAAALCLLVLLSLSGCSVAESTNEIFNSSSQSATYSVVYDDQTRTYALENRATGILTDLALSPLFGAFSEGEAVKAVYMEAPYIYYMASRTEQYVDRVGSYNSTATQVSIVQLDTETFEEQVIFEKITDSGRSLLGIDYNVGDTWRFLQYCYGFFLNNDSLFFITNDGITEVSRTIQQTQVLDIPTRGNIAFDGRTIYFINENSLLTAYDTKTRKERPFRKVVASDFCLTEQGLYFINRMDSDCVYLCGREGAHSLKVSNDPALSVGYDGEKVTMILKSDGKEVVFDP encoded by the coding sequence ATGCTTTACCAGCGTGGACTGCTCTATATCCTGGCCGCGCTCCTGGTCAGTACGGTTTGGCTGGCCGCAGCCGACAGGCCGCAGAACGGCGCGATGGAAGAATACCGTGAGGAATACGAGTGGTATCTGGAACGGCTGGACGGGGCGTACACAGAGGAAAAAGCCGCTTGGCTGGAGCAGGAGGCCCAGGCCATCACAAAGGCCCGTTATGCCCGCTCCGGGTCCCAGGAAAGCTATTACAGCGGCCAGATCACAGCGGAACAGTATGAGCGGCAGACCGCGGAGGTCAATACGGTTTTGGCCCATGAGCATGGCTTTGAAGCTGTGTATCAGCAGTATTTATATATCTGCGAGAACACCGGAAATCGTTACTTTTTGAACACAAACGGCTGGGCGGGGCTGTTTTCCGCCCAAACGCTGGACTTTCCGCTGTTCCTTGTCATTTTGATTTTGGCAGCTACGGTTTTTTGCTCGGAGTATAGCTGCCAGATGGACGCGCTTTTGCGGACGGCTCCCCAGAGCCGCAAGAGCGCCAGAAGCAAAGTCGTGATAACCCTCTGCGCCGTGTTCGCTCTCTGCGGAGGGCTGGCCCTGATTCGTTTTGCTTTCTTCGGTATAAAATACGGCCTGCCCCACGGGGAGTACCCTGTTCAGAGTATCGCCAGTTTCGGGGGCAGTACAAAAAATATCTCTTTGCTGGCTGCGTATCTGATTCTGACCGTCCTGCGCTGTTTTGGCTCGGTGTATCTCGCCGCCCTGCTGCTCTTTGCTTCCGTTTTGGTGAAGAAATATGCTTTGACGGTGGTGATCGGAGTGGCCTCCACCTTGATACCGTACATCGGACTGTCCAGACAGATTTGCTACCGCTTGCCGATGCCCCTGCCTTTCCTGCTGGCAACCGGCTTTCTGGAGGGGGCCTCCTCTGTGGAGGATTCGTTGACAGGAGAACCCATCGTGACTTTTTCAGAGCGTTCCCCCCAGGAACTGCTGGCCCTGCTGGGCCTGTCCGCTGTGTGCTGCGCCCTCATGGTATGGTGGGTGCTGCGGCAAAACACAAATCGCTGGCAGTCTGGAAGAAAATCCGTCAGAGGCTGCGGGGCTGCCGCGCTCTGCCTGCTGGTACTGCTCTCGCTGTCCGGCTGCTCTGTCGCAGAATCCACAAATGAGATATTCAATTCATCTTCGCAAAGTGCGACTTACAGTGTGGTCTACGATGACCAGACGCGGACCTACGCTCTTGAAAACCGGGCAACCGGCATTTTGACGGATTTGGCCCTCTCTCCGCTGTTCGGGGCCTTTTCGGAGGGGGAAGCCGTCAAAGCCGTCTATATGGAGGCTCCGTACATTTATTATATGGCCTCCCGCACAGAACAGTATGTGGATCGGGTCGGCAGCTACAACAGCACAGCTACCCAGGTGTCCATCGTCCAGCTTGATACAGAAACCTTTGAGGAACAGGTTATTTTTGAGAAAATAACTGACAGCGGGCGATCTCTGCTGGGAATTGACTATAACGTGGGGGATACCTGGAGGTTTCTACAATACTGCTATGGCTTTTTCTTGAACAACGACAGCCTCTTTTTCATTACGAATGATGGGATTACGGAAGTGAGCAGGACGATCCAGCAAACGCAAGTGCTGGACATTCCCACCAGGGGGAATATAGCGTTTGATGGGCGGACGATCTACTTTATCAACGAAAATTCTTTGCTGACAGCATATGACACCAAGACCCGCAAGGAAAGGCCATTTCGGAAGGTTGTTGCCTCCGACTTCTGCCTGACAGAGCAGGGGCTGTATTTTATCAACCGCATGGATTCCGACTGCGTTTATCTATGCGGCAGGGAGGGCGCCCACAGTCTGAAGGTTTCAAATGACCCGGCCCTGTCTGTTGGTTATGATGGCGAGAAAGTTACCATGATTCTGAAATCGGACGGGAAGGAGGTGGTTTTTGATCCATGA
- a CDS encoding DegT/DnrJ/EryC1/StrS family aminotransferase, whose amino-acid sequence MDKINVTRSSLPPYEEYCAEIRDMWDNRWLTNMGEKHRGFQAELAGYLDVDNIELLTNGHMALELTLQALKLSGEVITTPFTFASTTHALVRCGLEPVFCDVDPADFTMDASKIEPLITEKTSALLPVHVYGNICEVEAIQEIANKYNLKVIYDAAHTFGVKYKGRGIGNFGDASCFSFHATKVFHTIEGGAVAYKDAFLGRELARLRNFGLEGQEDAVEVGSNAKLDEFRAAMGLCNLRHIDEVIAKRRRVAERYRERLENIPGVQLGPIQPEVTPNFAYFPVVFDEGIFGAGRDKILSALENEDIHARKYFYPLTSELSCYQGRFNLDRTPLAKWISQRVITLPLYPDLPVEAADKICDIIVSCEK is encoded by the coding sequence ATGGATAAAATCAATGTAACGCGCTCGAGTCTGCCGCCATATGAGGAATATTGCGCGGAGATTCGGGATATGTGGGATAATCGCTGGCTTACCAACATGGGCGAAAAGCATAGGGGCTTTCAGGCGGAGCTTGCCGGATATCTTGACGTAGACAATATAGAGCTGCTTACAAATGGCCATATGGCGCTGGAGCTTACACTGCAGGCGCTCAAGCTTTCCGGCGAGGTTATTACCACGCCCTTTACCTTCGCCTCCACGACCCACGCCCTTGTGCGCTGCGGCCTGGAGCCGGTTTTCTGTGACGTGGACCCGGCCGATTTTACTATGGACGCAAGCAAAATCGAGCCGCTGATTACTGAGAAGACTTCGGCGCTCCTGCCGGTGCATGTGTATGGGAATATTTGCGAGGTGGAGGCTATTCAGGAAATTGCTAATAAGTACAATCTAAAAGTAATCTATGACGCTGCCCATACCTTCGGCGTAAAGTACAAGGGCCGGGGAATCGGAAATTTCGGTGACGCCAGCTGCTTTAGCTTCCATGCCACTAAGGTTTTCCACACGATTGAGGGCGGCGCAGTTGCGTATAAGGACGCATTTTTAGGCCGGGAGCTTGCAAGGCTCCGCAACTTTGGGCTGGAGGGGCAGGAGGACGCTGTCGAAGTCGGCAGCAACGCTAAACTGGATGAGTTTAGGGCGGCTATGGGGTTGTGCAATCTGCGGCACATTGATGAGGTGATTGCAAAGCGCAGGCGCGTTGCAGAACGTTATCGGGAGAGATTAGAAAACATTCCCGGCGTTCAGTTAGGCCCGATTCAGCCGGAAGTAACACCCAATTTCGCATATTTTCCGGTCGTGTTTGATGAGGGAATTTTTGGCGCGGGCCGGGACAAAATCCTGTCGGCACTGGAAAATGAAGATATCCATGCGCGTAAGTATTTTTACCCGTTGACCAGTGAGCTTTCCTGTTATCAGGGGCGTTTTAACCTTGATCGGACGCCGCTGGCAAAGTGGATCAGCCAGCGGGTGATAACCTTGCCCTTATACCCGGATTTGCCGGTAGAGGCGGCAGATAAGATTTGTGACATTATTGTATCATGTGAAAAGTGA
- a CDS encoding glycosyltransferase — protein MQKLKSERQIDVSIIVLTYCQENYVSQAIDSILMQETNLKYEILAGDDASTDGTPDILKSYAKENPEVLQLILREKNVGASYNFFDLLRRSKGKYIAVLEGDDFWLDSHKLQKQFDFLESHPEYAAHCSKCLIVDENGKPDYERSCHIAWNKRTFTLEDLLDSWQLPGQEGTVMARNIYREMKPEEYDILYKVHPMVTDKTEALLLLHRGPYYCSNEVLSAYRFVDKKGENNWFSIHHANIYRNYDMFMYPCNLETWARKHMKLPRGKHLGKRNAFRFARFVEECVREPSLQRLQYLAEMIGKSHQPLKYSWYVLKALIEME, from the coding sequence ATGCAGAAGCTTAAATCAGAGCGGCAAATAGATGTAAGTATAATTGTCCTGACATATTGTCAAGAGAATTATGTTTCCCAGGCAATAGACAGTATCCTTATGCAGGAAACGAATCTGAAGTATGAGATTTTGGCGGGAGATGATGCCTCAACGGACGGTACGCCGGATATTCTCAAAAGCTACGCGAAGGAAAATCCGGAGGTCCTCCAGTTGATATTAAGAGAAAAGAATGTTGGCGCCAGCTACAATTTTTTTGATCTGCTCCGACGTTCCAAAGGGAAATATATTGCTGTTTTAGAGGGCGACGATTTCTGGCTGGACAGCCATAAGCTGCAAAAGCAGTTTGATTTTTTGGAGAGCCACCCGGAGTATGCGGCCCATTGCAGTAAGTGTCTGATCGTAGATGAGAACGGTAAGCCTGATTATGAGCGCAGCTGTCATATCGCATGGAACAAAAGGACCTTTACGCTGGAGGATCTGCTGGACAGTTGGCAGCTCCCCGGGCAGGAGGGGACCGTTATGGCCCGCAATATCTATCGGGAGATGAAGCCGGAGGAGTACGACATTCTATACAAGGTCCACCCGATGGTGACTGACAAGACGGAAGCCCTGCTGCTCCTTCACAGAGGCCCGTATTATTGCAGCAACGAAGTTTTATCCGCCTATCGCTTTGTGGATAAAAAGGGAGAAAATAACTGGTTTTCTATTCACCACGCAAATATTTACCGAAACTACGATATGTTCATGTACCCCTGCAACTTAGAGACTTGGGCGCGCAAACATATGAAGCTGCCCAGGGGAAAGCACCTTGGTAAGCGCAATGCCTTTCGGTTTGCCCGGTTTGTGGAGGAGTGCGTGCGTGAGCCCAGCCTGCAGAGGTTACAGTATTTAGCCGAGATGATAGGTAAGAGCCATCAGCCCCTAAAATATAGCTGGTATGTGCTGAAGGCCCTGATAGAAATGGAGTGA
- a CDS encoding class I SAM-dependent methyltransferase — MKEEFLQKLALNRNIEPQFLKIKADPNPIFIFGAGAHALDVLLYCDNYNIEVEGFLINIQAEASSFCEKPVYQIEEAERKYGRFSVILGYANYPDGVAKLKADCSVANIYCLGSCAYGNWEVLPAEYVEEHSEEYMNIFHLLADEFSRQCLISYLNCRINDCADFMFPHYLGEGFYRNDLLKLQDKETLLDVGTCEGKTIEEFVEAVQGRYGNIIALEPEEDNYRELCKTIAENGWEKVYAQAVCAFNEDRTVKFSGTGEMGGVVDEADSFIEYPAVRIDSLLRELQLETPVSIVKINFPFSVIEVLEGMTNLIDTEKPKLIIRIGFDEKVMRAVIFKLREMRGDYKLFFRYTIGIPQGLTLFAV; from the coding sequence ATGAAGGAAGAATTTTTGCAGAAATTGGCTCTTAACCGTAATATCGAACCGCAGTTTTTAAAGATTAAGGCCGACCCCAATCCTATTTTTATCTTTGGGGCCGGAGCACATGCTCTGGACGTTCTTTTGTACTGCGATAATTATAACATTGAAGTGGAGGGCTTCCTGATAAATATCCAAGCCGAAGCGTCAAGCTTCTGTGAAAAGCCTGTTTATCAAATTGAGGAGGCGGAAAGAAAATACGGACGCTTCAGTGTGATTTTAGGCTATGCCAATTATCCGGACGGCGTTGCAAAGCTAAAGGCAGATTGCAGTGTTGCTAATATTTATTGCCTTGGTAGCTGCGCCTATGGCAACTGGGAGGTGCTTCCCGCCGAGTATGTGGAGGAACATTCGGAGGAATATATGAATATATTTCATCTGCTGGCGGACGAGTTTTCCCGGCAGTGCCTGATCTCATATTTGAATTGTAGAATAAACGATTGTGCGGATTTTATGTTTCCCCATTACCTGGGGGAGGGGTTTTACCGCAATGATTTACTTAAGCTGCAGGACAAGGAAACTCTCCTGGACGTCGGGACCTGCGAAGGAAAGACCATAGAAGAATTTGTTGAGGCGGTGCAGGGCAGATACGGTAATATTATTGCATTGGAGCCGGAGGAGGATAATTATCGTGAGCTTTGCAAGACCATTGCGGAAAACGGGTGGGAAAAGGTATATGCACAAGCTGTCTGCGCGTTTAATGAGGACAGGACGGTCAAATTCAGCGGAACAGGCGAGATGGGCGGAGTGGTTGACGAGGCGGACAGCTTTATAGAATATCCCGCTGTACGTATTGATAGCCTGCTCAGGGAGCTTCAGCTGGAAACGCCGGTAAGCATTGTAAAGATCAATTTCCCCTTCTCTGTTATTGAGGTTTTAGAAGGTATGACAAACCTTATTGATACGGAAAAGCCCAAGCTCATCATTCGGATCGGTTTTGATGAAAAAGTGATGCGCGCGGTGATATTTAAACTTCGTGAAATGCGGGGGGACTATAAATTGTTTTTTCGATATACAATCGGTATTCCTCAGGGATTAACTCTTTTTGCGGTATAG
- a CDS encoding transposase, which yields MTNAVLHLVDSGCKWRQLPQDFPPYSIVHSFYRQV from the coding sequence TTGACAAATGCGGTACTGCATTTGGTGGATTCAGGGTGTAAATGGAGGCAGCTGCCTCAAGACTTTCCACCGTATTCAATAGTACACAGTTTTTACCGCCAAGTCTGA
- a CDS encoding adenylyl-sulfate kinase: MEKGTVYFFTGLAGAGKTTIGGLFYQKLHEISPNAVLKDGDKLRAMSGHRDYSTESRKKGAWGLFEDCRDLADQGRDVVVCSISMYKEIRDWNRANIENYREVYIKVSMDTLRQRDQKGLYTTGVKQVVGVDLPWDEPETPDIVIENDKGETPESIVDRIVSFFGLGGRA, translated from the coding sequence ATGGAGAAGGGAACTGTTTACTTTTTTACTGGGCTGGCCGGCGCCGGCAAGACCACAATCGGGGGGCTGTTTTATCAAAAGCTCCATGAAATCAGTCCTAATGCCGTGTTGAAGGATGGCGATAAACTGCGCGCTATGTCCGGGCACAGGGATTATTCCACGGAGTCCCGCAAAAAGGGCGCGTGGGGGCTGTTCGAGGACTGTAGGGACTTGGCGGACCAAGGGAGGGACGTTGTGGTTTGCAGTATCTCCATGTATAAAGAGATCAGGGACTGGAACCGCGCGAACATCGAAAATTACAGGGAAGTTTACATAAAAGTCAGCATGGATACCCTGCGGCAGCGGGATCAGAAGGGGCTTTACACCACCGGCGTCAAGCAGGTGGTGGGCGTCGACTTACCGTGGGACGAGCCGGAAACGCCGGATATTGTCATAGAGAATGATAAGGGTGAAACCCCTGAGAGCATTGTTGACAGAATAGTTTCCTTCTTCGGTTTGGGGGGACGGGCATGA
- a CDS encoding IspD/TarI family cytidylyltransferase: protein MNIALIIAGGKGHRMRQEIPKQFLNVNDKPIIIYTMECFQKHPEIGAIEVVCLEGWHDILWAYAKQFGIDKLKWVISGGETAQESLRNGVFHLREECGPEDIIVIHDGIRPLVEDFVLTDVLVQCKKHGNAVTAMPYNEQIFVTEDGETSTQYVPRDTLRRVSTPQAYRYEKLLWAYEKAFDEGIGIQASTYTNTLMVELGERLYFAAGSDKNIKLTTKDDLELFKAYMKMNKDSWLK from the coding sequence ATGAATATAGCGCTCATTATCGCCGGCGGTAAAGGTCATCGTATGCGCCAGGAGATACCCAAGCAATTCCTCAATGTAAACGACAAACCCATTATAATTTACACCATGGAATGCTTTCAGAAGCACCCGGAAATAGGCGCTATTGAGGTGGTCTGCCTGGAGGGCTGGCACGATATCCTTTGGGCCTATGCCAAGCAGTTTGGCATAGACAAGCTCAAATGGGTGATATCCGGGGGTGAAACGGCCCAGGAATCCCTCCGAAACGGAGTGTTCCATCTGCGGGAGGAGTGCGGCCCGGAGGATATTATCGTGATCCATGACGGCATTCGCCCGCTGGTAGAGGACTTTGTGCTGACGGATGTGCTGGTCCAGTGCAAAAAGCATGGCAACGCGGTGACCGCCATGCCATATAATGAACAGATTTTTGTAACGGAGGACGGGGAAACCTCGACACAGTATGTACCCCGCGACACGCTCCGCCGGGTATCCACTCCTCAAGCATATCGGTATGAGAAGCTGCTGTGGGCGTATGAGAAGGCTTTTGACGAGGGTATTGGGATTCAGGCGTCTACATACACCAACACTTTGATGGTGGAGCTGGGCGAACGGCTGTATTTTGCGGCGGGTTCGGACAAGAATATTAAGCTGACCACCAAGGACGATCTGGAGCTTTTCAAAGCGTATATGAAGATGAATAAAGACTCGTGGCTGAAGTAG
- the rfbA gene encoding glucose-1-phosphate thymidylyltransferase RfbA, with protein MRGIILAGGSGTRLYPLTKVVSKQLLPVYDKPMIYYPLSTLMLAGIREILLISTPEDLPRFRELLGDGSQFGLQLSYAEQLKPEGIAQAFLIGEEFIGGEPCALILGDNIFYGGWFSSNLQKAISNAESGCATIFGCYVRDPKRFGVMELGPEQQVISVEEKPDNPKSHYAITGLYFYDSQVCGLAKQLKPSERGELEITDLNRLYLERDRLKAQVLGRGFAWMDTGTVGSLMEAAVFVQAVQERQGVVISAPEEIAYYARWIGKKELLEGAELYGKSAYGEHLRGVARDMFIC; from the coding sequence ATGCGGGGAATCATTTTGGCAGGTGGCTCTGGCACACGGCTTTATCCGCTGACAAAGGTAGTTTCAAAACAGCTGCTGCCGGTGTACGATAAGCCGATGATTTATTATCCTCTGTCTACTTTAATGCTGGCAGGGATACGCGAAATTCTGCTTATTTCAACGCCGGAGGACCTGCCCAGGTTCAGAGAGCTTTTAGGCGATGGCAGTCAGTTTGGCCTCCAACTCTCGTATGCCGAGCAGTTGAAGCCGGAGGGGATCGCCCAGGCGTTTCTTATTGGTGAGGAGTTTATTGGCGGCGAGCCTTGCGCGCTGATTTTGGGGGATAATATTTTCTATGGCGGGTGGTTTTCCTCGAATCTGCAAAAGGCGATAAGCAATGCCGAGTCAGGCTGCGCCACAATTTTTGGCTGTTATGTCCGGGACCCAAAGCGGTTTGGAGTGATGGAGCTTGGCCCGGAACAACAGGTAATCTCCGTGGAGGAGAAGCCGGATAACCCTAAATCACACTATGCAATTACGGGGCTGTACTTCTATGACAGCCAGGTTTGCGGTCTGGCAAAACAGTTAAAACCCTCTGAGCGCGGTGAACTGGAAATTACAGATTTAAACCGGCTCTATTTGGAAAGAGACCGGTTGAAGGCCCAGGTTTTGGGCAGGGGATTTGCTTGGATGGATACAGGCACGGTGGGCAGTTTAATGGAGGCCGCGGTGTTTGTGCAGGCTGTGCAGGAACGCCAGGGCGTAGTTATCTCTGCGCCGGAGGAGATTGCTTATTACGCCAGGTGGATTGGCAAAAAAGAGCTGCTTGAGGGCGCGGAGCTGTACGGAAAGTCGGCGTATGGGGAGCATCTGCGTGGAGTAGCAAGAGATATGTTCATATGCTGA
- a CDS encoding WbqC family protein, producing the protein MKIGIMQPYFFPYLGYWQLMKAVDKYVVYDDVNYIKSGWINRNAVLVKGKRHNINVILIAASPNKLINQICVNTDERVQKKLFKTISEYYSKAPFYAQVKPILEKIIFSQEPNLARYLFESIKAVAAYLQIHTELMLSSQIAKDNSLKGYKKVIEISKVLGGTEYLNSFGGFDLYEPHRAEFLANGIVLRYLKMKEIVYPQFNNEFVPNLSIIDVMMFNSPEEIKKMLGDYTVINSEGQA; encoded by the coding sequence ATGAAAATTGGGATAATGCAGCCATATTTTTTTCCATACTTAGGCTATTGGCAGTTGATGAAGGCAGTTGATAAGTATGTGGTTTATGATGATGTTAATTATATTAAATCAGGCTGGATCAACCGCAACGCAGTTTTGGTAAAGGGGAAAAGGCACAATATTAACGTGATTTTGATTGCGGCAAGTCCTAATAAGCTTATAAATCAAATTTGTGTCAATACAGATGAAAGAGTGCAGAAAAAACTGTTTAAGACAATATCGGAATATTATAGCAAAGCGCCTTTTTACGCCCAGGTCAAACCGATTCTGGAAAAAATAATTTTTTCTCAGGAGCCTAACTTGGCAAGATATCTCTTTGAGTCTATTAAGGCTGTGGCGGCATATCTTCAAATACATACAGAGCTGATGCTTTCCTCGCAGATTGCAAAAGACAATTCTTTAAAGGGCTATAAGAAGGTAATTGAGATTAGCAAAGTGTTAGGCGGAACCGAATACCTCAACTCCTTTGGAGGATTTGACTTATACGAGCCGCATCGGGCGGAATTTTTGGCCAATGGAATTGTTCTCAGGTATTTGAAAATGAAGGAGATTGTATATCCGCAATTTAACAACGAATTTGTTCCAAATCTATCTATAATCGATGTAATGATGTTCAATTCGCCGGAGGAAATTAAAAAAATGCTGGGAGATTATACAGTGATAAACTCGGAGGGGCAGGCATGA
- the rfbB gene encoding dTDP-glucose 4,6-dehydratase, with protein MTILVTGGAGFIGANFIFYWRKNHCDDRIVCLDKLTYAGNLSTLKSVMDKPNFHFVKGDICDKKTVFDLFRAESPSYVVNFAAESHVDRSITGPEAFLHTNFLGTATLLDACREFGVKRYHQVSTDEVYGDLPRDRPELFFTEETPLHTSSPYSASKAAADLLVQSYVRTYRLPATISRCSNNFGPYQFPEKFIPLMIINALKDEPLPVYGDGCNVRDWLYVEDHCRAIELILQEGKAGEIYNVGGHNERRNIDVVRWILTELDKSEELISYVADRKGHDQRYAIDPAKIHRELGWLPQTKFEEGMRQTLRWYLDNREWWRDIVSGEYQEYYAKMYGGRQDAEA; from the coding sequence ATGACCATTTTGGTGACAGGCGGCGCCGGATTCATCGGAGCAAATTTTATCTTTTATTGGAGGAAAAACCATTGTGACGACAGGATTGTTTGCCTGGATAAATTAACCTATGCCGGGAATTTATCCACCCTGAAATCAGTGATGGACAAACCAAATTTTCACTTTGTAAAGGGTGATATCTGCGACAAAAAGACGGTATTTGACCTGTTCCGGGCAGAGTCTCCGAGCTATGTAGTAAACTTTGCCGCAGAGTCCCATGTGGACCGTTCTATCACAGGTCCGGAGGCGTTTTTGCACACTAATTTTCTTGGCACGGCAACGCTGTTGGACGCGTGCCGTGAATTTGGCGTAAAGCGGTATCATCAGGTGTCAACCGACGAGGTCTATGGCGATTTGCCGCGGGACAGGCCGGAGCTGTTCTTTACGGAGGAGACGCCGCTGCATACCAGTTCGCCGTACAGCGCGTCAAAGGCTGCGGCGGACCTGCTTGTACAATCCTATGTGCGAACGTACCGTCTGCCGGCCACGATATCCCGCTGCTCTAATAATTTTGGACCGTATCAGTTCCCGGAAAAGTTTATCCCGTTGATGATTATTAACGCGCTGAAGGACGAGCCGCTGCCTGTTTATGGCGATGGCTGCAACGTGCGGGACTGGCTGTATGTAGAGGACCACTGCCGGGCCATTGAGCTGATTTTGCAGGAAGGCAAGGCCGGCGAAATATATAATGTGGGCGGGCATAACGAGCGGCGAAATATAGACGTTGTCAGGTGGATTCTTACAGAGCTGGATAAATCGGAGGAATTGATTTCTTATGTGGCCGACCGCAAAGGCCATGACCAGCGGTATGCGATTGATCCGGCAAAGATTCACCGGGAATTGGGGTGGCTGCCGCAGACAAAGTTTGAGGAGGGTATGCGGCAAACGCTTCGGTGGTATCTGGACAACCGGGAGTGGTGGAGGGACATCGTTTCCGGGGAATATCAGGAGTATTACGCTAAGATGTATGGGGGCAGACAAGATGCAGAAGCTTAA
- a CDS encoding NAD-dependent epimerase/dehydratase family protein, whose translation MAEVGERMSILEIIEYRAILQKLREDFPFWHRLSGKTILITGASGMLGSLLVDAVMLWNEERPDQGRCSIIGVVRNLERAKARFAPWSGRPELTYIQHDVCEPLPELPGRPDFWIHAASTTHPVAYSTEPVNTIMANVLGTRNMLDRISELGGRFLLLSSVEVYGGNRGDAERFSEDYCGYIDCNTLRAGYPEAKRVSEALCQAYSEEHGVDAVILRLPRCYGPTMQMTDSKAVAQFIKKAVRGENIVLKSEGRQFYSYAHAADAVKGMLWTLCVGEKGEAYNLADGQSDITLRDLARTAAESAGTEVVFELPEEMEKKGFSKAQRAVLDAEKLKGLGWRASYSIRAGVAETITILRKCANG comes from the coding sequence GTGGCTGAAGTAGGTGAGAGGATGAGTATTCTGGAAATCATCGAGTACCGGGCCATACTTCAAAAGCTGCGTGAGGACTTTCCCTTTTGGCACCGGTTATCCGGCAAGACCATACTGATTACCGGCGCGTCCGGTATGCTGGGCAGCCTGCTGGTGGACGCCGTTATGCTATGGAACGAAGAAAGGCCGGACCAGGGGCGCTGCTCCATTATTGGTGTGGTGCGAAATCTGGAAAGGGCGAAGGCTCGGTTTGCGCCGTGGAGCGGCAGACCGGAGCTTACCTATATACAGCACGATGTATGCGAACCCTTGCCGGAGCTTCCGGGGAGACCTGACTTTTGGATACACGCCGCCAGTACCACCCACCCGGTAGCGTATTCTACTGAGCCAGTCAACACGATTATGGCCAATGTTCTCGGTACCAGAAATATGCTGGATAGGATTTCAGAGCTGGGCGGACGGTTTTTGCTGCTGTCCAGCGTGGAGGTATACGGCGGGAACCGGGGCGATGCGGAGCGCTTCAGCGAGGATTACTGTGGTTATATTGACTGTAATACCCTGCGGGCCGGGTACCCGGAGGCTAAAAGGGTCAGCGAGGCTTTGTGCCAAGCATATAGTGAGGAGCACGGGGTGGACGCGGTGATTCTGCGTCTGCCGCGCTGTTATGGCCCTACCATGCAGATGACGGACTCGAAGGCGGTTGCGCAGTTTATTAAGAAGGCTGTGCGGGGCGAGAATATCGTGCTGAAAAGCGAGGGCAGACAGTTTTATTCCTACGCGCACGCGGCTGACGCGGTGAAGGGAATGCTGTGGACGCTGTGTGTGGGGGAAAAGGGAGAGGCGTATAATTTGGCGGACGGGCAGTCGGATATTACGCTGAGAGATTTGGCTCGGACAGCGGCGGAAAGCGCGGGGACAGAGGTTGTGTTTGAGCTGCCGGAGGAGATGGAGAAAAAGGGCTTTTCCAAGGCGCAGCGAGCGGTGCTGGACGCTGAAAAATTGAAGGGCTTAGGTTGGAGAGCGTCATATTCTATAAGGGCTGGAGTGGCAGAAACAATAACAATTTTGAGGAAGTGCGCCAATGGATAA